CCCCTCCCAGTCCCAGTAAGTAAGAGGGAAGATCGGGAGGGCCAAATCCTACACCAGGGTCTATCTTAGGGAGGGAAGGGACctggctggggggagggggattCTGAGGAGTGAAACCACTTCCTGTGTAGCTAGTTCCTGTGTTGACAGAAACAGCAGAAGAggaggtggggtggagggagcagaGCCAGGGATTAGGGGGCCACTGAGGCTCTGGAGATGAGACTGCCAGGAGTCCTTCCCCACCATGAGCCCCCTCCACTCCTGCAGCTGGAGGAGTTTTTCCCAGTCTCGGTGCTCCCCTGGGGCGAGAGAGACTGAACAAGCTGTTTGGGTGGGAAAAAAGAGAATGGAGGAAGTTGACAGGGATGGGCGGGGCCCGTGGGGGGGCTGACCAGGAACCCAGCTTCCTGCTCAGTACCCAGGCATCCAGCCCCCAGCTCACCCCCACCCCTTCCAGCCCCCACTCCCCTCAGGAACCCAAGGTTCCGGCCCTCTCCCAAATCccagccacccctcccccaccagtTTCTCCCCTCCAGGGGATGGAGGCTGAGAGACCCCAGGAAGAAGAGGATGGTGAGCAGGTGAGCTGGGCACGGGGTTGGGGAGGCTGACACTGGGAAAGAAGGGAGGTGAGAGGACCTGGGGCAGAAATGTAGGCACACAGGGGCCTTGAAAGGCTTGGGCAAACTGAGGCAGGAACAGAGACACCCAGAGAGGAAACGGGCCACTGGCCTAGCCCCCTGTCCACTCCTCCCCGTTCAACCACCACTGCTTGACTAGAATGGACATATTTTGGCATCAGGGCCCCCCTCAGGATGAGGAAGGCTGGCCCCCTCCAAACTCCACCACTCGGCCTTGGCGATCTGCTCCTCCgtcccctcctcctccagggacCCGCCACACAGGTACCCTTACCCACCCAGGGAGAGCCCCGACCCTGGTGCCCACATCCTGACCCCATTACCAAGGCCCACTCCATTGTGggccctctccccacctcctccagaCTCCCCTTGGGATTCCCCATTGCACCCCCTCTCCTCTGATCCAAAGTCCCTAATCACGTCACCCTGTCCACACTCCCCCACAGCTCCTGTCTGCTAACCACTCTGGGTCTCTGAGCCCTCCacacccctctccccagccctgggACCCCGCTCGGCCTCCCTGCTCTCCCTGCAGACTGAGCTCCTTCTGGACCTGGTGGCTGAAGCCCAGTCCCGCCGCCTGGAGGAGCAGAGGGCCACCTTCTACACCCCCCAAAACCCCCCAAGCCTAGCCCCTGCCCCACTCCGTCCTCTCGAGGACAGAGAACAGCTTTACAGCACCATCCTCAGTCACCAGGTAAGACATCCCCCCAGGAGGCAAACCCAGGCCTCCTGGTCTCTTGGCCCCTGTTCTCTTTTGGGCTCTACTCCTGTTTCTCCCTAGGCACCCCATCGCCTTCACAGGTTTCCTATATGCCTCCCCATACCAACCCTTGATCCTCTCAAGAACCTCCTCCCCTCAGACCCTCACCAaagctctccctctccctccactccTCCAGTGCCAGCGGATGGAAGCCCAGCGGTCAGAGCCTCCCCTCCCTCCAGGGGGGCAAGAGCTCCTGGAGTTGCTGCTGAGAGTTCAGGGTGGGGGTCGGATGGAGGAGCAAAGGTCCCGgccccccacacacacctgcTGAGACTTGAGCCCCCAACCAGCCCTTCCTCGACACTGGTCTCAAAGCTGGGCAGCCCATTGCATGCCCTCAACCCTTGCTTGGCAGGGGTACCAGAGACTGAAAGACACAGCACAAATCTCAATATTCATCTCCCACATCACCTTCCTTGGGAACTGGACAGGGTTAAAGTCCTCAAACTCTGGGAACAGGCGAGGTGGAACGAGAATTTAACTCCCCCCCAACAGGTCCATGGGAGCTTCAGGCAGTAAGGGGGATCCCAGGCACCCATCTCAAAGAGTGGCTGGGAGTCTTTTCCCTAACTTGTGGGGACACCACCAATTGTCAAGCTACTAGGCACTAGGGTCTGAGGGCTCAGGCCTCCACCTGAGAGGTTATAACCTGAGAGACAGCTCCACCCTTCCTCCCAGTAAGAAGGGAAGGTGGGTGGGCACCTGAAAGATTAAGACTATTCTCCCAGTCCCACTACCAGCACCCCCCATCCCTGAGACTGAGGGGTTTACAGGCTGTGAATGGACCTTTAGCcctgcccaccctccctccccactgctgCTGAGTCTGTCTGATGTTTTGATTGTGTGAATAAATGTAATTCCCTCTGGACTGAAGACTGGTGTCTGGGGGGCCCAGGCGGGGTGAAAGGTAGGAAGGTGAGGCCAGAGGCCGCCTCTCTCCCCAGTCTGGCCAGAGGCCAGCTCCCCTCCCTGGCTGGTTAATTACTGGCTCATTAAGCAGCGGCTGGAGACCTCCCTAATTATCTCCCCCAGCCCCCCTCTCCTGGTTTTAATTAAGTAGAACAGGGAGGGGAGTCATTAGAACAAGAAATATGAACTGAGCTGCCGGTGAACCCAGGCATTCCAGCGGCCTGAGTCCGCATCGCCTAGATCCCTGATTCAGGACGCAGGTGGCAGACCCTCCCAGCCGCCAACACGGCCCCACTCCTAGGCCGCCGAAGTCCAGCCGGGGGCTTTCCCATATTTTTCAGATGGCCCGTCTcctcctctcatctcctcttccctctcccctcctccactcGGTCTCAGTTCCTCTGTTTCTGTGTCTCACTCTCCGCCCCCAGCTCCTCCCTgttcctcctctcttctcccctcctcttcctccccggctcccctcccccagcctccctccctcgctcccccccttctccctcctccctcctccctctctctcacacacacccccGCTTgggcctcctctctctctccggCTCCATTTTCTCCGCCGCCGGGGGCCGGGGTCTCCTGTGGGGGGCCCAGCCGGTACCCCAGGTCTCCCTTCAGTGCCGGGGTGAACCCCCGGGGGAGCCGGGAGCCGGGGGCAGACGGGCGGGGGTTGGGGCGGAGGGAGCAGCGGCCCCAGCGAGTTTGGGGGGAGAAGTAACCAGGCGGGGGGAGGGGCGGAGCAGGGAGGGGGCCTCAGGGCCCCCCCCCAGCTATGGACGAGCGGCTACTGGGGCCGCCCCCTCCAGGCGGGGGCCGGGGGGGCCTGGGATTGGTGGGTGGGGAGCCTGGGGGCCCTGGCGAGCCTCCCGGTGGCGGAGACCCCGGTGGGGGTAGCGGGGGGGTCCCGGGAGGCCGAGGGAAGCAAGACATCGGGGACATTCTGCAGCAGATAATGACCATCACCGACCAGAGCCTGGACGAGGCCCAGGCCAAGTGAGTGCCCCCACCCCGGGACCCCACACAGACCCAGCAAACCCCCTTCACATGCTCTGAATCTTCTGGGAGCCCCCCCAACTCCAGGGCCCTCTCCAGGATCCAACAGCTCTCTTCTCTCCTTATTCCTGGGAGCCCCTAGAAAAGTGATCCCTCTCAAACCTCCCTTCACCCCCAGGCCCTGAAACCTTCACAGAGGGAACCCCCGGTGGCCCCGCTCCCCACTCCTAACCTTTTGCTGACCCCCGCACTCCCCTGGAACAGCCCCATCTCCGGGAGCCCCCTCTGGCTCCCAGACTAAGAAACTGTTCTTGGGCTATGTTATCTTCTCTCCTAACTCTCCACCCAGCCCCCTCATTCTCTCCAGATGTGGAGacctccacaccctctccagagCCCCTAAAGCTCCTCTCCACTGCTCAGCCAGACACTAGGTGCATCAAAGCCTCCCACCTGCTCAGCCCCAGGACCCCTTCACACACCCTACACTGATCTCCCCAGTTAGCTCGGCACCCCCAGCCCCGCTCTGCCACCTCAAACTCTGACTCTTCCCAATCCCAGcctctgtctgtctccctctgaAACCTACCAAGTCACTTTCCTTCTCCATCCACTACCAGATTCCTCCTCATGCCTTTCTAGACCAGCTCCCAAAGCCCCCAGCCTTTAGCCTGCTGCCTGCATCTTCCCTGTGTCTCCTGAAGCCGAGCAGCTTCCCCATGCTCTGGGAGCTGATCTTTTCCCAAGAACtcccctccccaactcattccACCCCCAATCCGCTTCCTCCCTCCGCAGATTGACCCTCCTCCCTCCTTGTTCTCAGGCCCCCTGCTCTGTTTCTCTAGCTCCTCAACTTTTCTCTTTCCCCACTCCCACTCCTCCCAAGGAAACACGCCCTAAACTGCCACCGAATGAAGCCTGCTCTCTTTAGCGTCCTGTGTGAAATCAAGGAGAAAACCGGTATGTGGGCCCCCCGATTGCTCAACTCTGGGAACAGAACCCTGTTCATTATAGGACTAGAGTGTGACAACTTGGGGCCCTGAGGAAAGTGAGGAGTCAGGAGGACTGGGGAAGGAACCAAAGCCTGGGAACTTGGCTCTCCAGGAAGCACCAGGAGGACTGAGCACTGGGTATCGGGGTCTCTGGGTCCCTAAGTCCACTCGCCTGCACGCTAGGCCTCAGCATTCGGAGCTCCCAGGAGGAGGAGCCGGTGGACCCACAGCTGATGCGCTTGGACAACATGCTTCTGGCAGAGGGTGTGGCTGGGCCCGAGAAAGGGGGTggctcagcagcagcagctgcagctgctgcagcCTCTGGGGGCGGCGTGTCCCCTGACAACTCCATCGAACACTCGGACTATCGCAGCAAACTTGCCCAGATCCGTCACATATACCACTCGGAGCTGGAGAAGTATGAGCAGGTAAGGAGAGGAGGCttgggtgggtggagggaagggCTCTTGCAGGGGAATCCCATGGCCAAAGGGCTCCTCCTCACCAGCCCACTGGCCCCCACTACAGGCATGTAATGAGTTCACGACCCATGTCATGAACCTGCTGAGGGAGCAGAGCCGCACCAGGCCCGTGGCCCCCAAAGAGATGGAGCGCATGGTGAGCATCATCCATCGAAAGTTCAGTGCCATCCAGATGCAGCTGAAGCAGAGCACCTGTGAGGCCGTGATGATCCTGCGTTCCCGTTTCCTGGATGCCAGGTGGGCCCAGGGACCCCGGGCTGGCCCCCAGCACTGGGccccttcccattcctctccaagACCCTGAGCTGCCATGCTGCACAACATGGTACTCCATGACAATGGTGACTCTGGGGTCATGCCATGTGACAGCCCTGCCAGGACATCAACATCCTCCTCACcgctcttctccctcctctgtaGACGAAAGCGCCGTAACTTCAGCAAACAGGCCACTGAGGTCCTAAATGAGTATTTCTACTCCCACCTGAGTAACCCATATCCTAgtgaggaggccaaggaggagctTGCCAAGAAGTGTGGCATCACCGTGTCTCAGGTATTATGGAGGTTTCGGGAGGAGTTGTCAGGCAAAGTGCACACATCTCagctaggtgcagtggtgtgttcctgtaatcccagctactagggaggctgaagtgggaggatcacttgagttggagaccagcctgggcaacagcatagtgagaccaggaagcataaaaaaaaaatgctctcacTCGCATCTTATTCAGTGAAGGACTTCAGAGGCAAATGTTTCTACCCGACCCTCCTTTCTGCCCCACAGGTCTCCAACTGGTTTGGCAACAAGAGGATTCGCTATAAGAAAAATATCGGAAAGTTCCAAGAGGAGGCAAACATCTATGCTGTCAAGACCGCCGTGTCAGTCACCCAGGGGGGCCACAGCCGCACCAGCTCCCCGACACCCCCTTCCTCTGCAGGTGGATCCCACTGTCACCCCGGCTGTTTTGCACACTTCCTGCTTTTGTTCCCACTTCCTATCTAGGCAGGATCATAGCAGAGAGGGGGCCTTTTGGGGTGAGAGGGACCGAGCTGAGATAGGCTGGAGATGTCAGGGGACAGAGGCCATTCCAGTGAACTTAGTTCTGTCTTTCTTCCCACGGGTGGCCATGGAAGGCTAAAGAACAGCCTGCTCTTTCTGTGTGTTGGGATGTTATTTTGTGGATAATTGGAGTATAGTAGCATGTCCCCACAAGAGCTGAGAGTTGTGGTTCATCCCCTTTCTACCATCATGGGCTCTATTATACTCTTCCCTCTCTGCCCCCCCAAGGCTCTGGCGGCTCTTTCAATCTCTCAGGATCTGGAGACATGTTTCTGGGGATGCCTGGGCTCAACGGAGATTCCTATTCTGCTTCCCAGGTCAGATGCCCATCTCCTCTCGAGTAGGGCTTTCCCCAGCTCCATTCCCCCTGCTTTAGGATACAAGACCTCTTTCCTCTGATGCTTCTCTTCACTGTCATACCTTCCTCTGCTGCCTGCAGGTGGAATCACTCCGACACTCGATGGGGCCAGGGGGCTATGGGGATAACCTCGGGGGAGGCCAGATGTATAGCCCACGGGAAATGAGGGTGAGTGGATCCTGAAGCCCCTCTCTGTCCAGTTCTCACAGGACAGAGGGGCATTTTCCCTAGTGTTGTGCCCACACAGGGTTCCCAGGGCCTTCTCTGTTTTCTGTACTCTGTCTCTCCTTTCAGGCAAATGGCAGCTGGCAGGAGGCTGTGACCCCCTCTTCAGTGACATCCCCAACGGAGGGACCAGGGAGTGTTCACTCTGATACCTCCAACTGATCTTGCCCCTCAGGGTCACAGGGGTGGGGGCTCTCACAAGGCGACTCTCGAAGAGGACGCAGGCTTCCAGAGGACAAACCCCAATACAGGAGAAGCACAAGACAGAGAAGGGCCAATGGGGTCATCCCCTCCCTAACAAGCTCTGTGCTGGGGGTGCTAATTACATGGCAGGAAGAATGGGGCCTCTAAGGGGAGTGTGGGGTCTGTCTCTcccttttttccatctttttcctcTCCCGCTTGCTTTCTTACACAGAAACATACACATACCCAGAAACCTATTTCTCAGACCCCTTTTTCTcctgtgtctttctctctccctctcccacacctcacacacacatactcccacTTGCAActattctgtttctctctctgggcTCCCCGActttcccttccccaccccacttaTATGCTCTGGAATCTGTGGAGACGCCAGCCCTGCCCAATCAGAGATGCCAAAAATGGGGACATGACTTCTGGACAGAGGACATGGGCCACGCCCCCATgcatccccacccctgccctccagACGGCTTACTTACCTCATATGCAGCTCATCTTAAACCAATAGAATCGCTCGGTGGACGAGAGTGTCTGACTCAGATATCTACCTCGGAGGGAGTTTCTGCTACTTTAGGGAATTATTGACTGGGCTTTGGGGTTgaacgtttttcttttttttaaagaaagaaaaagaaaccctgggatccatctgtttttttgttgttgttgtttttgttattggtggtggtggtggtggtggtggtggttcttaatttttaatttagtttggggaagtagcttgtttttttttttataaatatgttgatttcttgtcttttttttttatttcttacgtTCCCATATTAGGGGTGATAAGCCAAAGGGGTCCTGGTAAGAGAAAGGGGGACAAACAGAACTGGTAAAGAGGCCGCCCTGGCTCCAGGCCTGTCCATCAGGAAGTAAATTTTACAGGGCACCAAGCTTTGCCCCCTAAAATCCCTTAGGTGTTCTTTGCTCATGCAGGCAGCTTTCTGCCGCATTTGATGTGGAGGCAGTGAAGGGCTTGCCCTGCTGGCCTCTCATCCCCCTTCTTCCCACAACCCTTGGGCAGGGCTGGACTCAGTAATTTTGAGGAAATCGAAGATGCCATCTTCCCCTGTGAGTGacatgtctttaatttttttaaaaactactattTGAAAATTGGAGGGGGAAGAATGGGAAGGGAGTTATTGCCAAATATGTTAAATATGGGTTGGGGTGCTTGTATATGTATCTTCCTCAATTTCCCCAGAAATGAGGTATCTTTTTGTCACACCAAAATCAAGGggtagggagagggaggaggttgCAAAAAGCCAGATGTGGGGGAAAAGTAACATCAACACTGTCCCATCCTCAGCCCTGAACCCTACCATCTGATCCCCTCAGACATTCTCAGGATTTTACAAGACTGTCAGAGTGGGGAACCCCTCCCGTTAAAGATCCGGGCAGGACTGGGGACAGGTTGGAAGTGTGatgggtgggggggtgggaggCATGGGCCGGGGGCAGTTCTCTCCTCACTTGTAAACTTGtgtagtttcacagaaaaaaaacaaaatgcagttttaaataaagaaatttcttttttccctgggtttagttgagaatttttttcaaaaaacatgagaaaccccagaaaaaaaaatgattttctttcacGAAGCTCCAAACAGGTTTCTCTCCTGTTCCCCAACCTTGCCTTCAGGATGCAGGCCCAATTGCACCCTTGCAAACAACAGTCTGGCCTGAACCCTATTGATGCAACCTTGCCCAATCAAGATGGGGATCCAGTGGGTCACCAGGCAGCCCTGATGGACCGATGGAATAAATAGGATCAGGGGCTCTGAGGGAATGAGACCCTAGAGGGTACACTCCCCATCCCCCAGGGAAGTGACTGTACCCAGAGGCTGGTAGTGCCCAGGGGTGGAGTGATAATTATTTCTCTAGTACCTGAAGGACTCTTGTCCCAAAGGCATGAATTCCTAGCATTCCCTGTGAAAAGACTACTGAAAGATGGGGGCTGGAGAGAGGGTGCAGGCCCCACCTAGGGCGGAGGCCACAGCAGGGAGAGGGACAGACAGAGCCAGGAGCCTGGAAGGAAGCAGGATGGCAGCCGGAACAGCGGTTGGAGCCTGGGTGCTGGTCCTCAGTCTGTGGGGTGagccactccccccaccccactgacCCTCCCTGCAGAAAGCACTTTAACCCCACACCCCAATCGTCCTAGAACTTTTCCCAGAACCCGAGGAACTGCTTTTCAAGGTCCCTCACCCACCCTGTCCAAATTTTGTTAGCCCTCATTCCCTTCCTGCCCCTCTACCATGGTGCTATCTCCCAGGGGcagtagtaggtgctcaaaacaTCACAGCCCGGATCGGCGAGCCACTGGTGCTGAAGTGTAAGGGGGCCCCCAAGAAACCACCCCAGCAGCTGGAATGGAAACTGGTAAGCGGGGCTCCTGTTGCAGCCTCCCAACTTCCAGGGAGACCAGCAATGATTTGGATCCCCGTCACTCTGCCTCACAGTCCTTTCCCAAAGGCCTTGCACTGTTTAGGCCCCGCTTCTCTGCTTCTAGAACACAGGCCGGACAGAAGCTTGGAAGGTCCTGTCTCCCCAGGGAGGAGGCCCCTGGGATAGTGTGGCTCGTGTCCTTCCCAACGGCTCCCTCTTCCTTCCGGCTGTCGGGATCCAGGATGAGGGGATTTTCCGGTGCCAGGCAATGAACAGGAATGGAAAGGAGACCAAGTCCAACTACCGAGTCCGTGTCTACCGTAAGAATTCCAGGGTCTTCTCCAAGGTCCCCCTCTTATCTAAGAAAAAGCCTTCAACCCCAGCCTTGGCCCATGAGGGCCTCTGACTTCCACTGGCCCCATTTCCACACACACAGTTTGAGAACCTTCACAATTACAGCCTCTGACTGGATTTTTCCTCCTTCAGAGATTCCTGGGAAGCCAAAAATTGTAGATTCTGCCTCTGAACTCACGGCTGGTGTTCCCAATAAGGTAGTGGAAGAAAGCAGAAGTAGAAAACGGTCCTGTGAACAGGAGGCGAGTGTGTGTGGATGTGGGTGTGTGGCATCTCTCATTTCCAAAGGATCCTGAGGTCACCACTCTTTCCCCAGGTGGGGACATGTGTGTCAGAGGGAAGCTACCCTGCAGGGACTCTTAGCTGGCACTTGGATGGGAAGTCCCTGGTGCCTAATGAGAAGGGTGAGTCCTAAGGTGCCCCCCAAGCTGCCTTCTCCCTGATCTCACTCCCACACCCACCCTGGGATAATTTGTCTCATCCTCCCATCATAGGAGTATCTGTGAAGGAACAGACCAGGAGACACCCTGAGACAGGGCTCTTCACACTGCATTCGGAGCTAATGGTGACCCCAGCCCGGGGAGGAGATCCCCATCCCACCTTCTCCTGTAGCTTCAGCCCAGGCCTTCCCCGACGCCGGGCCTTGCACACAGCCCCCATCCAGCCCCGTGTCTGGGGTGAGCAGAGGTGGGGAGGGCCCCAAGCTCACGTGAGCACATTCTGGAAGTCTGACCCTTAGGGAAACAGGGAGTCAAGCCCGTGGCCACTGGGATCACTCACAAGTGTAACTCTCCACCTCATAACCCTTCCAACTCCCAGAGCCTGTGCCTCTGGAGGAGGTCCAATTGGTGGTGGAGCCAGAAGGTGGAGCAGTAGCTCCTGGTGGAACCGTAACCCTGACCTGTGAGGTCCCTGCCCAGCCCTCTCCTCAAATTAACTGGATGAAGGATGTGAGTGACCTGGAGAGAGGGGCTGGGAGGTAGGGTGAACCATAACTAGCAACAGGGAGGGTGGAGGGCTAACGAGGGAAAGGCAGGCTAGGCGCTGAGAAAGAGAGGGTATCTGAAGATGTGGAGACAAAAAGACAAGGGTTTTGAAATagtctcctctccccttcccccaccagggTGTGCCCTTGCCCCTTCCCCCCAGCCCTGTGCTGATCCTCCCTGAGATAGGGCCTCAGGACCAGGGAACCTACAGCTGTGTGGCCACCCATCCCAGCCACGGGCCCCAGGAAAGCCGTGCtgtcagcatcagcatcatcggTGAGACCTCTCCCCCAGCCCTACAGACCCAGGGACTAGGGTGCAGGACAGCACAGGCTCTAATTTCCTGCCCCATTCTGACCTTATCCCCAAGAGCCACCCCACCTCTCCCTCCGTGCACCCACACCCAagcctcccctgccccacccaaaTTCTGCCAAGAGAGCAGCCAagcctctcccttcttccctctgaactaaaaaaaggtaaagatggctgggtgcagtggctcacgcctgtaatcccaacactttgggaggctgaggctgaggctgaggctgaggcgggcagatcacctgaggtagggagttcgagaccagcctgaccaacatggagaaaccccgtttctactaaaaatacaaaattagccaggcgtggtggcgcatgcctgtaatcccagctacttgggaggctgaggcaggagaattgtttgaatccaggaggcgtagattgcggtgagccaagatcgcaccattgcatgccagcctgggcaacaaaagcgaaactccacctcaaaaaaaaagggaaagactCCACTGGGGCTCCCACTAAATAACCCTCTCTCAACCCGAAGTCTTCTTTCTGACTGAATCCAACTTTGTCTTCCAGAACCAGGCGAGGAGGGGCCAACTGCAGGTGAGGGGTTTGATAAAGTCAGGGAAGGAGAAGATAGCCCCCAACACATGTGACTGGGGGGATGGTCAACAAGAAAGGAATGGTGAGTGGTGGGGGCTGTGCTCTCAATTTTCCCTGTCTCCATACAGGCTCTGTGGGAGGATCAGGGCTAGGAACTCTAGCCCTGGCCCTGGGGATCCTGGGAGGCCTGGGGACAGCCGCCCTGCTCATTGGGGTCATCTTGTGGCAAAGGCGGCGACGCCAAGGAGAGGAGAGGTGAGTGGAGAAAGCCAGACCCCTCAGACCTAGGGCTTCCAGGCAGCAAGCGaagaggggtggggggtggaacAACAACGTGCAGCATTCTCCCCAATCTTCCTCCTCAGGAAGGCCCCAGAaaaccaggaggaagaggaggagcgtGCAGAACTGAATCAGTcggaggaacctgaggcaggcgAGAGTAGTACTGGAGGGCCTTGAGGGGCCCACAGACAGATCCCATCCATCAgctccctttctttttcccttgaaCTGTTCTGGCCCCAGACCAACTCTCTCCTGTATAATCTCTCTCCTGTGTAACCCCACCTTGCCAAGCTTTCTTCTACAACCAGAGCCCCCCACAATGATGGTTAAACATCTGACACATCTTGctcttgtgtgtctgtgtgtgtgtgtgtgtgtgtgagacacaaCCTCACCCCTACACCCTTGAGGGCCCTGAAGGAAAAGGACTCACCCCCACACTTCCCCATACTACACCAAACATCTACTCAAGTTGAGGAGAAGTGCTTCTGTCGGGGGAGGGGGTGAACTTGGGAAGAGATCCCATCAAtatatttcaccttttttttttattgaatttgtattAAAGGAGGTAGTGAGGGGGAGGAAGCACTTAAGAGTCAGAATCCATATTAGACTCTGGGGagtgaaaaattaaattaaatcaataagATGGGGAGTGGGGGAAGAGTCAGAGGGAACTTTGCCCACCTTTCAAGATCAAATCAAGAAATCAGGGAAGGCAAAGACTTAGGAGAGGAGAAAGACATTCTCTCAATCCATCCTCCATCCCCAGGGCAGAGAATTACAACGTTACCGAGTGAGCCTCTGAGCAGAAGGCTCTCGATCTATGCACAGACTTCACTCCTCCTCCCCAGGCCTTCCTGGAGAATGTCCAGGGCTGGCCTTAGCCAACAGAAATAGAGGGGTCAAGGGGGTCCAGGAGTAAGGAAGGGTCGGCAGGGACCCCCAATACTGATTCTCCTCTGGCTGGAGGTGGGCAGGAAGGAGACATAGCTCAAATACTGAGcagccaaaaaaagaagaagatggcGAGAAACAGGAAGAGGGAATCCTGCCAGCTGGAGGCCGGGTGACCCTGTCCCAGATCCACACCTGTGGGAGAGAGGAAAGCTGTGGAAGCATATGCTCCTAGGCTTGGAGGGGGCCTGAGGGGATTCACAGGGCTCCCTGATGGGAGCTGAGTGTGACTCTTACCTGTACCCCGGCGGAAAGGCTCATGGGCATTGAAGACGGTGGTGaaaaagccaaagggaaaagcacCAACACCAAATGAGAAGTGGAAGCCCCCGGTATCACCAAATGGCTGGAATCCCTAGGGAGGCAGAAAAAGTCAGATGGGAAACCGGCAAATCTGTCAAGGAAGGGACACAACTGGACAAGAAGACTCACCCCTCTGCTCTCTGGAGCTGGTCTCTGGCCCTGGGGGCGGGGTGGAGTTTTTAAtctgaggaagaggagagagaaagttaACAGGGAATTTTCTCCTCTCATCTTCCGCACAGTTTTACACGGGGAGAAGCCTTCAATCTTCCCTAAGCAACACCTCCAGTCTCTCACCTGGGATCCTGGGGCTTCTGGCTCCCTCGCCCATAAAGCGGGACAACCTTCTCTCTGCTGATCCCAGCTTTACATACC
The window above is part of the Symphalangus syndactylus isolate Jambi chromosome 23, NHGRI_mSymSyn1-v2.1_pri, whole genome shotgun sequence genome. Proteins encoded here:
- the PBX2 gene encoding pre-B-cell leukemia transcription factor 2 isoform X2, coding for MDERLLGPPPPGGGRGGLGLVGGEPGGPGEPPGGGDPGGGSGGVPGGRGKQDIGDILQQIMTITDQSLDEAQAKKHALNCHRMKPALFSVLCEIKEKTGLSIRSSQEEEPVDPQLMRLDNMLLAEGVAGPEKGGGSAAAAAAAAASGGGVSPDNSIEHSDYRSKLAQIRHIYHSELEKYEQACNEFTTHVMNLLREQSRTRPVAPKEMERMVSIIHRKFSAIQMQLKQSTCEAVMILRSRFLDARRKRRNFSKQATEVLNEYFYSHLSNPYPSEEAKEELAKKCGITVSQVSNWFGNKRIRYKKNIGKFQEEANIYAVKTAVSVTQGGHSRTSSPTPPSSAGSGGSFNLSGSGDMFLGMPGLNGDSYSASQVSFLCCLQVESLRHSMGPGGYGDNLGGGQMYSPREMRANGSWQEAVTPSSVTSPTEGPGSVHSDTSN
- the GPSM3 gene encoding G-protein-signaling modulator 3; the protein is MGGARGGADQEPSFLLSTQASSPQLTPTPSSPHSPQEPKVPALSQIPATPPPPVSPLQGMEAERPQEEEDGEQGPPQDEEGWPPPNSTTRPWRSAPPSPPPPGTRHTALGPRSASLLSLQTELLLDLVAEAQSRRLEEQRATFYTPQNPPSLAPAPLRPLEDREQLYSTILSHQCQRMEAQRSEPPLPPGGQELLELLLRVQGGGRMEEQRSRPPTHTC
- the PBX2 gene encoding pre-B-cell leukemia transcription factor 2 isoform X1, producing the protein MDERLLGPPPPGGGRGGLGLVGGEPGGPGEPPGGGDPGGGSGGVPGGRGKQDIGDILQQIMTITDQSLDEAQAKKHALNCHRMKPALFSVLCEIKEKTGLSIRSSQEEEPVDPQLMRLDNMLLAEGVAGPEKGGGSAAAAAAAAASGGGVSPDNSIEHSDYRSKLAQIRHIYHSELEKYEQACNEFTTHVMNLLREQSRTRPVAPKEMERMVSIIHRKFSAIQMQLKQSTCEAVMILRSRFLDARRKRRNFSKQATEVLNEYFYSHLSNPYPSEEAKEELAKKCGITVSQVLWRFREELSGKVHTSQLGAVVSNWFGNKRIRYKKNIGKFQEEANIYAVKTAVSVTQGGHSRTSSPTPPSSAGSGGSFNLSGSGDMFLGMPGLNGDSYSASQVSFLCCLQVESLRHSMGPGGYGDNLGGGQMYSPREMRANGSWQEAVTPSSVTSPTEGPGSVHSDTSN
- the PBX2 gene encoding pre-B-cell leukemia transcription factor 2 isoform X3; the encoded protein is MDERLLGPPPPGGGRGGLGLVGGEPGGPGEPPGGGDPGGGSGGVPGGRGKQDIGDILQQIMTITDQSLDEAQAKKHALNCHRMKPALFSVLCEIKEKTGLSIRSSQEEEPVDPQLMRLDNMLLAEGVAGPEKGGGSAAAAAAAAASGGGVSPDNSIEHSDYRSKLAQIRHIYHSELEKYEQACNEFTTHVMNLLREQSRTRPVAPKEMERMVSIIHRKFSAIQMQLKQSTCEAVMILRSRFLDARRKRRNFSKQATEVLNEYFYSHLSNPYPSEEAKEELAKKCGITVSQVSNWFGNKRIRYKKNIGKFQEEANIYAVKTAVSVTQGGHSRTSSPTPPSSAGSGGSFNLSGSGDMFLGMPGLNGDSYSASQVESLRHSMGPGGYGDNLGGGQMYSPREMRANGSWQEAVTPSSVTSPTEGPGSVHSDTSN